One genomic window of Kaistia geumhonensis includes the following:
- a CDS encoding LysR family transcriptional regulator: protein MGDFTDMEIFARVITAGSLSAAGRELGLSPAVVSKRLKRLEERLGTRLLQRTTRQIALTEAGRGYHDRVVQILASIEEAEAYVSRRSDVARGTLRISAPTSFGRLHVAPHLGRFLDANPGLVVNLTLSDDFVDLVKEGVDVAIRIAELTDSSLVARRLAPNHRLLCAAPAYIEAHGTPETIADLARHALLATAGQDPWRLESRDGPVTVHIDGRLRTNSNEVVRAAVLSGLGIALRSTWDVGPELRSGQLVHVLPGYRASRRVAVHAVYPSRRYLAAKVRLFIDHLAALYGEHPAWDEGLEAMIGG, encoded by the coding sequence ATGGGCGATTTCACGGACATGGAGATCTTCGCGCGGGTCATCACCGCCGGCAGCCTCTCGGCGGCAGGACGCGAGCTGGGCCTCTCGCCAGCCGTCGTGTCGAAGCGGCTGAAGCGGCTCGAGGAGCGTCTCGGCACGCGGCTGCTGCAGCGCACGACGCGCCAGATCGCGCTGACCGAGGCGGGACGGGGCTATCACGACCGCGTGGTGCAGATCCTCGCCTCGATCGAGGAGGCCGAGGCCTATGTCAGCCGACGCTCCGACGTGGCGCGGGGAACGCTGCGCATCTCGGCGCCGACATCGTTCGGACGGCTGCATGTGGCGCCGCATCTCGGCCGCTTCCTCGACGCCAATCCCGGCCTCGTCGTCAACCTGACGCTCTCCGACGATTTCGTCGACCTCGTGAAGGAGGGCGTCGACGTCGCGATCCGCATCGCCGAGCTCACCGATTCGAGCCTCGTCGCGCGGCGCCTCGCGCCCAACCACCGCCTGCTCTGCGCGGCGCCCGCCTATATCGAGGCGCATGGCACGCCGGAGACGATCGCCGATCTCGCGCGTCACGCCCTGCTCGCGACCGCCGGCCAGGATCCCTGGCGGCTCGAAAGCCGCGACGGACCGGTGACGGTCCATATCGACGGCAGATTGCGAACCAATTCCAACGAGGTGGTGCGCGCCGCGGTCCTCTCCGGGCTCGGCATCGCGCTGCGCTCGACCTGGGATGTCGGGCCGGAACTTCGGTCGGGCCAGCTCGTCCATGTGCTGCCGGGCTATCGCGCCTCGCGCCGCGTCGCGGTGCACGCCGTCTATCCGAGCCGGCGCTATCTCGCCGCCAAGGTCCGCCTCTTCATCGATCACCTCGCCGCGCTCTATGGCGAGCATCCGGCCTGGGACGAAGGCCTCGAGGCGATGATCGGCGGGTGA
- a CDS encoding FAD-linked oxidase C-terminal domain-containing protein: MSAILMPKPDQRVLDRRDAIIAGLARLVPPAALITAEDERRAYETDALTAYRQLPLAVVLPSTTEEVAAVLAFLNAEGVKVVARGAGTSLAGGALPAADAVVLGVSKMNRVLEVDTANRTIRVEAGVTNLGVTAAVQHLGFFYAPDPSSQLACTIAGNIGMNSGGAHCLKYGVTTNNVLGVKMVMMDGTIVEIGGAALDAPGLDLLGLIVGSEGQIGVVTEATLRILPLAEGARPMLMGFQSAEACGACVAAIIASGIIPVAIEYMDRPAIRVCEAFAHAGYPLDVEALLIIEVEGSEEEIADLIDRITAIAARFEPSTFKVSQSEAESAAIWKGRKSAFGAMGRIADYMCMDGTIPTGQLPRVLTGISEICAGYGLEVANIFHAGDGNLHPLVLFNANKPGELEKAEAAGADILKLCVEVGGCLTGEHGVGVEKRELMVHQFNRIDLDQQMRVKTALDPQWLLNPHKVFPLEGRPV, from the coding sequence ATGTCCGCCATCCTGATGCCGAAGCCCGACCAGCGCGTGCTGGATCGGCGCGATGCGATCATCGCGGGCCTCGCCCGGCTCGTGCCGCCGGCCGCGCTCATCACGGCCGAGGACGAGCGCCGCGCCTACGAGACCGACGCGCTGACCGCCTATCGCCAGCTGCCGCTCGCCGTGGTGCTGCCCTCGACGACCGAGGAAGTCGCCGCCGTGCTCGCCTTCCTCAATGCGGAGGGCGTCAAGGTGGTGGCGCGCGGCGCGGGCACCTCGCTCGCCGGCGGCGCGCTGCCGGCCGCCGACGCCGTCGTGCTCGGCGTCTCCAAGATGAACCGCGTGCTTGAGGTCGACACGGCGAACCGGACGATCCGGGTCGAGGCCGGCGTCACCAATCTCGGCGTCACCGCCGCCGTCCAGCATCTCGGCTTCTTCTATGCGCCCGATCCGTCCAGCCAGCTCGCCTGCACCATCGCCGGCAATATCGGCATGAACTCCGGCGGCGCGCACTGCCTCAAATACGGCGTCACGACCAACAATGTGCTGGGCGTGAAGATGGTGATGATGGACGGCACCATCGTCGAGATCGGCGGCGCGGCGCTCGATGCGCCGGGGCTCGATCTTCTCGGGCTCATCGTCGGCTCCGAGGGTCAGATCGGCGTGGTCACCGAGGCGACGCTGCGCATCCTGCCGCTCGCCGAGGGCGCGCGCCCGATGCTGATGGGCTTCCAGTCGGCCGAGGCCTGCGGCGCCTGCGTCGCCGCGATCATCGCCTCCGGCATCATTCCCGTCGCCATCGAATATATGGACCGGCCGGCGATCCGCGTCTGCGAGGCCTTCGCCCATGCCGGCTATCCGCTCGATGTCGAGGCGCTGCTCATCATCGAGGTCGAGGGCTCAGAGGAGGAGATCGCCGACCTGATCGACCGCATCACCGCGATCGCGGCCAGGTTCGAGCCGTCCACCTTCAAGGTGTCGCAGTCGGAAGCGGAGAGCGCCGCGATCTGGAAGGGGCGGAAGTCCGCCTTCGGCGCCATGGGCCGCATCGCCGACTACATGTGCATGGACGGCACCATCCCGACCGGCCAGCTGCCGCGCGTGCTGACCGGCATTTCCGAGATTTGCGCCGGCTACGGCCTCGAGGTCGCGAACATCTTCCATGCCGGCGACGGCAACCTCCATCCGCTGGTGCTCTTCAACGCCAACAAGCCGGGCGAACTGGAAAAGGCCGAGGCGGCCGGCGCCGACATCCTGAAGCTCTGCGTCGAGGTCGGCGGCTGCCTGACCGGCGAGCACGGCGTCGGCGTCGAGAAGCGCGAACTGATGGTGCACCAGTTCAACCGCATCGACCTCGACCAGCAGATGCGCGTGAAGACGGCGCTCGACCCGCAATGGCTGCTCAACCCGCACAAGGTGTTCCCGCTCGAAGGACGTCCGGTGTGA
- a CDS encoding SDR family NAD(P)-dependent oxidoreductase — MAGEREAAIITGGTRGIGAAIARQLAARGVDLLLSGRHRDDEVEALLAELGERARFEAADAADPASAARLVEAAMEAFGRIDYLVPAAGGAVPGTALALTPEAWEDAFRVHVHAPFHLFRAAHSALAVRGGAVLLVSSVAGLRGCPGTVAYQTVKGALPQMGRALARDHGHENIRVNTICPGIIETRFHAAMTPEARKNNLDNRIPLHRFGTADNVATAAVELLTNPFITGETLVVDGGMSMRMV, encoded by the coding sequence ATGGCCGGCGAACGCGAAGCGGCGATCATCACGGGCGGGACGCGCGGCATCGGCGCCGCCATTGCGCGGCAGCTGGCGGCGCGGGGCGTCGATCTGCTGCTCTCGGGCCGTCATCGCGACGACGAGGTGGAGGCGCTTCTTGCCGAGCTCGGCGAGCGCGCCCGGTTCGAGGCCGCGGACGCCGCCGATCCGGCAAGTGCCGCGCGGCTCGTCGAAGCCGCGATGGAGGCGTTCGGTCGGATCGACTATCTCGTGCCGGCGGCGGGCGGCGCTGTCCCGGGGACGGCGCTGGCGCTGACGCCCGAGGCCTGGGAGGACGCCTTCCGCGTCCATGTCCACGCGCCGTTCCATCTCTTCCGTGCGGCGCATTCGGCGCTGGCGGTCCGCGGCGGCGCGGTGCTGCTCGTCTCCTCGGTCGCGGGCCTGCGCGGTTGCCCCGGCACGGTCGCCTACCAGACGGTGAAGGGGGCGCTGCCGCAGATGGGCCGGGCGCTCGCCCGCGACCATGGCCACGAGAACATCCGCGTCAACACGATCTGCCCGGGCATCATCGAGACACGCTTCCATGCCGCGATGACGCCGGAAGCGCGCAAGAACAATCTCGACAACCGCATTCCCCTCCACCGTTTCGGCACGGCCGACAATGTCGCCACCGCGGCGGTGGAGCTTCTGACCAACCCGTTCATCACCGGCGAGACACTGGTTGTCGACGGCGGCATGAGCATGCGTATGGTTTGA
- a CDS encoding universal stress protein, translated as MDIKDITVVVDQRGSRPALPIAIDLANRLGGHLTGLTLVYDPVVPGYAVAPVPVDFMISARDEAIKGAKTAEAAFLAAVGTGGLTAETRQVEIISAGGLDEVVHELRLADLVIVAQDDPDQPEPVREALIESVLFHAGAPLLIVPRKDAPASLSLDRVVIAWDGTITAARAVRSALPFLGAAKAVDIVIVDDGKELPTGQRVTGYLKRHGIEATVHTLPNPHKDVAGVLREQAASSGAGLIVMGAYGHSRLLEWILGGATRGMLRKQTVPILMAH; from the coding sequence GTGGACATCAAGGACATCACCGTCGTCGTCGATCAGCGCGGGAGCCGTCCGGCCCTGCCGATCGCGATCGATCTCGCCAACCGGCTCGGTGGCCACCTGACCGGCCTCACGCTGGTCTATGATCCGGTCGTGCCCGGCTATGCCGTCGCCCCGGTGCCGGTCGATTTCATGATCAGCGCCCGCGACGAGGCGATCAAGGGCGCCAAGACCGCCGAAGCAGCGTTCCTGGCCGCGGTCGGAACGGGCGGTCTCACCGCCGAGACGAGGCAGGTCGAGATCATCTCGGCCGGCGGCCTCGACGAGGTCGTGCACGAACTGCGCCTCGCCGATCTCGTGATCGTCGCGCAGGACGACCCCGACCAGCCCGAGCCGGTGCGCGAGGCGCTGATCGAATCCGTGCTGTTCCATGCCGGCGCCCCGCTTCTCATCGTGCCGCGCAAGGATGCGCCCGCCAGCCTTTCGCTCGACCGCGTCGTCATCGCCTGGGACGGCACCATCACCGCCGCCCGCGCGGTGCGCTCGGCCCTGCCCTTCCTCGGCGCCGCCAAGGCGGTCGACATCGTGATCGTCGACGACGGCAAGGAGCTGCCGACCGGCCAGCGCGTCACCGGCTACCTGAAGCGCCACGGCATCGAGGCGACCGTCCACACGCTGCCCAATCCGCACAAGGATGTCGCCGGCGTGCTGCGCGAGCAGGCGGCGTCGAGCGGCGCCGGGCTCATCGTCATGGGCGCCTATGGCCATAGCCGGCTGCTCGAATGGATCCTCGGCGGGGCGACCCGCGGCATGCTGCGCAAGCAGACTGTCCCGATCCTGATGGCGCACTAG
- a CDS encoding DUF3422 family protein — MGEGARRFADHPLRTAALHEVHARPFHMIAAPRLVLHYAFMTDAGEADAARARLAELCRRNGLAIPASDARHHVVPLLGGFLRWESHAEFTTYSWDAPRGAGPLPAETPFGEAFEPPGPLMVQARLDLVDDLRPPAEILAGFDPGSLAASQAAGGRALIATDFRSDGDGFTRLLIVDRGLGPQEAGPLAQRLLETETYRVLAMLGLPEAQRLQPEVRRIEEQLVADTARFRSAGGFASNRALLDDLTALAADLEAGAAESAFRFGASRAYAEIVSLRLNAMDEHPLEGYSSFTAFLARRMAPAMRTCATLENRQQDLSRKLARAAALLRARVDVELSQQNRALLDSMNKRARLQLRLQQTVEGLSVAAVSYYVVGLVGHLAEGAPLLGLHVEPTTIEALAVVPVALAVWFLVRRIRRHHSDGAGEE; from the coding sequence ATGGGCGAGGGGGCACGGCGGTTCGCCGATCATCCGCTGCGGACGGCGGCGCTGCACGAGGTGCATGCGCGGCCCTTCCACATGATCGCGGCGCCACGGCTGGTGCTGCACTATGCCTTCATGACCGATGCCGGAGAGGCGGACGCGGCGCGCGCCCGGCTCGCCGAACTCTGCCGGCGCAACGGGCTCGCGATACCGGCCTCCGATGCGCGCCATCATGTCGTGCCGCTGCTCGGCGGATTCCTGCGGTGGGAAAGCCACGCCGAGTTCACGACCTACAGCTGGGATGCGCCGCGCGGCGCAGGCCCGCTGCCGGCCGAGACGCCGTTCGGCGAAGCCTTCGAGCCGCCCGGCCCGCTGATGGTGCAGGCGCGGCTCGATCTCGTCGACGATTTGCGGCCGCCCGCCGAGATCCTCGCCGGTTTCGACCCGGGCTCGCTCGCCGCCTCGCAGGCGGCCGGCGGCCGCGCCCTGATCGCCACCGATTTCCGCTCCGACGGCGACGGCTTCACCCGCCTGCTGATCGTCGATCGCGGGCTCGGCCCGCAGGAGGCCGGTCCGCTGGCGCAGCGGCTGCTGGAGACCGAGACCTACCGTGTCCTCGCGATGCTCGGCCTGCCGGAGGCGCAGCGCCTGCAGCCGGAGGTGCGGCGCATCGAGGAGCAGCTCGTCGCCGACACCGCGCGCTTCCGGTCCGCCGGCGGCTTTGCCTCGAACCGCGCGCTGCTCGACGATCTGACGGCGCTCGCCGCCGATCTTGAGGCGGGCGCGGCGGAATCGGCCTTCCGCTTCGGCGCCAGCCGCGCCTATGCCGAGATCGTGAGCCTCCGCCTCAACGCGATGGACGAGCATCCGCTCGAGGGCTATTCGAGCTTCACCGCCTTCCTCGCCCGCCGCATGGCGCCGGCGATGCGCACCTGCGCGACGCTGGAGAACCGGCAGCAGGACCTCTCGCGCAAGCTCGCCCGCGCCGCCGCACTGCTGCGCGCCCGGGTCGATGTCGAGCTCTCGCAGCAGAACCGCGCCCTGCTCGATTCCATGAACAAGCGGGCCCGCCTCCAGCTCCGCCTGCAGCAGACGGTGGAAGGCCTCTCGGTCGCGGCGGTCAGCTATTATGTCGTCGGGCTCGTCGGCCATCTCGCCGAGGGCGCGCCGCTGCTCGGCCTCCATGTCGAGCCGACGACGATAGAGGCGCTGGCGGTGGTCCCGGTCGCGCTCGCCGTCTGGTTCCTGGTCCGCCGCATCCGCCGGCATCATTCGGACGGGGCCGGCGAGGAATAG
- the argH gene encoding argininosuccinate lyase → MGALQSGDRSSFPDPVYRETVLRPLFDGARHHHAGALGRIDRAHLVMLVETGILDRAQGAAIARALIAMAREIDPAALAYGGDVEDYFFHMERELKRRAGADIGGRLHTARSRNDIDHTFLKLGLLPRIDALLADARDLLAVLIEVATRDRDTLIVAYTHGQPAQPTTHGHYLAAMIEVLIRDMERIEAARAIVDLCPLGAAAITTSGFPVDRHRTAELLGFSGPLQNSYSCIAAVDYVTSTYDAVALMFLHLGRPIQDFLFWSSFEVGQLYLPNAFVQISSIMPQKRNPVPFEHLRHLAGQTVGRARAVVDLLHNTPFTDMTDSEAETQEMGYQAFEVGHRVLALLAATLSAGRIDPERVAVNLDRSCATITELADRLVREEGLPFRLAHEIAAEVARAVVASGGSLSDSGYPAFAEAFARHVGRPPVADREAFRGMVSPEAFVAVRERFGGPGPAALGAALAGYRGALRAFAGRAAAIGERQASAAATLERRMHEIAEGL, encoded by the coding sequence ATGGGCGCGCTTCAATCCGGCGACCGGTCGAGTTTTCCCGATCCCGTCTATCGCGAGACCGTGCTGCGGCCGCTGTTCGACGGCGCGCGCCATCATCACGCCGGCGCGCTGGGGCGGATCGACCGCGCCCATCTGGTGATGCTGGTCGAGACCGGCATCCTCGACCGCGCGCAGGGCGCGGCGATCGCCCGCGCGCTCATCGCCATGGCGCGCGAGATCGACCCGGCCGCGCTCGCTTATGGCGGCGATGTCGAGGACTACTTCTTCCACATGGAGCGCGAGCTGAAGCGCCGCGCGGGGGCCGATATCGGCGGCCGGCTGCACACCGCGCGCTCGCGCAACGACATCGACCATACCTTCCTGAAGCTCGGCCTCCTGCCGCGCATCGATGCACTCCTGGCCGACGCCCGCGACCTGCTCGCCGTCCTGATCGAGGTGGCGACGCGTGATCGCGACACGCTGATCGTCGCCTATACGCATGGCCAGCCGGCGCAGCCGACCACCCATGGCCATTATCTCGCGGCGATGATCGAGGTGCTGATCCGCGACATGGAGCGGATCGAGGCGGCGCGGGCGATCGTCGATCTCTGCCCGCTCGGCGCCGCGGCGATCACGACATCCGGCTTTCCGGTCGACCGGCATCGCACCGCCGAACTGCTCGGCTTTTCGGGCCCGTTGCAGAATTCCTATTCCTGCATCGCGGCGGTCGACTATGTGACTTCGACCTATGACGCGGTCGCGCTCATGTTCCTGCACCTCGGCCGGCCGATCCAGGACTTCCTGTTCTGGTCGAGCTTCGAGGTCGGGCAGCTCTACCTGCCGAACGCCTTCGTGCAGATCTCGTCGATCATGCCGCAGAAGCGCAATCCGGTGCCGTTCGAGCATCTGCGCCATCTCGCCGGCCAGACCGTGGGCCGCGCCCGCGCCGTCGTCGATCTCCTGCACAACACGCCCTTCACCGACATGACGGACAGCGAGGCCGAGACGCAGGAAATGGGCTATCAGGCCTTCGAGGTCGGCCATCGCGTCCTCGCCCTGCTTGCCGCGACGCTGTCGGCAGGGCGGATCGATCCCGAGCGGGTCGCCGTCAATCTCGACCGCTCCTGCGCGACGATCACCGAGCTCGCCGACCGGCTGGTGCGCGAGGAGGGGCTTCCCTTCCGCCTCGCCCACGAGATCGCCGCCGAGGTGGCGCGCGCGGTCGTCGCCTCGGGCGGCAGCCTGAGCGACAGCGGCTATCCCGCTTTCGCCGAGGCCTTCGCACGCCATGTCGGCCGGCCTCCCGTGGCGGATCGCGAGGCGTTCAGGGGCATGGTCTCGCCGGAGGCGTTCGTCGCCGTCCGCGAGCGCTTCGGCGGTCCGGGACCGGCCGCGCTCGGGGCGGCGCTCGCCGGCTACCGGGGGGCACTGAGGGCCTTCGCCGGGCGGGCGGCGGCGATCGGCGAGCGGCAGGCCTCGGCGGCGGCGACGCTGGAACGTCGCATGCATGAAATCGCCGAGGGCTTATGA
- a CDS encoding FadR/GntR family transcriptional regulator, whose translation MPFQPVASRPTAEEVARQIELLVLEGVLHPGDRLPGERDLAARLSVSRPVLRDALKTLEGRGLIESRHGGGTFVAAIEGTLFASPVIDLIARSQKAGGDYLEFRREVEATAAAMAADRATEADRTILSRIFASMEAAHGEADFRREAALDVEFHQAIGEASHNIVMIHVLRACYRLLADGIFYNRSRLYGRQLSRDELLGQHRALLEAILAGDAAAARSAAAAHIAYVEASLRADAEAGARAEIASLRLLQFEERTAPRQARRRDDEDEGGDR comes from the coding sequence ATGCCCTTTCAACCCGTCGCGTCACGCCCGACCGCCGAAGAGGTCGCCCGCCAGATCGAGCTTCTGGTGCTGGAAGGCGTGCTTCATCCAGGCGACCGCCTGCCGGGCGAACGCGACCTCGCGGCCCGCCTCTCGGTATCGCGCCCCGTGCTGCGCGATGCGCTGAAGACGCTGGAAGGACGCGGCCTCATCGAAAGCCGACATGGCGGCGGCACCTTCGTCGCGGCGATCGAGGGAACGCTGTTCGCCTCGCCCGTCATCGACCTGATCGCCCGCTCGCAGAAGGCGGGCGGCGACTATCTCGAATTCCGCCGCGAGGTCGAGGCGACGGCGGCGGCGATGGCGGCCGATCGGGCAACCGAGGCCGACCGCACGATCCTCTCGCGCATCTTCGCATCCATGGAAGCGGCGCATGGCGAAGCGGATTTCCGCCGGGAAGCCGCGCTCGATGTCGAGTTTCACCAGGCGATCGGCGAGGCGTCGCACAACATCGTCATGATCCATGTGCTGCGCGCCTGCTATCGCCTGCTGGCCGACGGCATCTTCTACAATCGCAGCCGGCTCTACGGCCGGCAGCTTTCGCGCGACGAACTGCTCGGCCAGCATCGCGCGCTGCTCGAGGCGATCCTCGCCGGAGACGCTGCGGCCGCCCGGTCGGCGGCGGCGGCGCATATCGCTTATGTGGAAGCCTCGCTCCGCGCGGACGCGGAAGCGGGCGCCCGGGCCGAGATCGCCTCGCTGCGCCTGCTGCAATTCGAAGAAAGAACGGCGCCGCGACAGGCGCGGCGCCGTGATGACGAGGACGAAGGCGGCGACCGGTGA
- a CDS encoding glutamate--cysteine ligase: MARDVTDSTIVESRDDLIGTLASGCKPEAAWRIGTEHEKFGFYRDDLTPVPYDGPRGIEKILRLMEGLLGWQPIEDRGRIIGLVDPVGGGAISLEPGGQFELSGAPLETIHQTCRELHAHLAQVRECAEPLGIGFIGLGTSPIWSLAETPVMPKSRYEIMARYMPKVGTRGLDMMFRTSTVQVNLDFASEADMVKKMRVSLALQPVATALFANSPFMDNDANGLLSNRAEIWRDTDNQRSGLIPFVFDEGFGFETYVEWALDVPMYFVKRGDIYHDVAGQSFRDLLAGRLPGLPGERATLSDWNNHLTTLFPDVRLKKYIEMRGADAGPWRTLTALPALWVGLLYDSVALDAAWDLVRDFTAEERQALRDGVPRLGLKTPFRNGTVQPIAAAMVEIASGGLARRGRKNSEGFDERIYLQPLEETVASGMTPAERLLAAYRSDWQGDIGEVFRRHAY, translated from the coding sequence ATGGCCCGCGATGTAACCGATTCAACGATCGTCGAATCCCGCGACGATCTCATCGGGACGCTGGCCTCGGGCTGCAAGCCGGAGGCGGCGTGGCGCATCGGCACCGAACACGAGAAGTTCGGCTTCTACCGCGACGACCTGACGCCCGTTCCGTATGACGGGCCGCGGGGAATCGAGAAGATCCTCCGCCTGATGGAGGGCCTGCTCGGCTGGCAGCCGATCGAGGATCGCGGCCGCATCATCGGCCTTGTCGATCCGGTCGGCGGCGGCGCGATCTCGCTGGAGCCCGGCGGGCAGTTCGAGCTTTCCGGCGCGCCGCTTGAGACCATCCACCAGACCTGCCGCGAGCTGCACGCCCATCTTGCACAGGTGCGCGAATGCGCCGAGCCGCTCGGCATCGGCTTCATCGGCCTCGGCACCTCGCCAATCTGGTCGCTGGCCGAGACGCCGGTGATGCCGAAGTCGCGCTACGAGATCATGGCGCGCTACATGCCGAAGGTCGGCACGCGCGGCCTCGACATGATGTTCCGGACCTCGACGGTTCAGGTCAATCTCGACTTCGCCTCCGAAGCCGACATGGTGAAGAAGATGCGCGTCTCGCTCGCGCTGCAGCCGGTCGCGACTGCGCTCTTCGCCAATTCGCCCTTCATGGACAACGACGCCAACGGGCTACTGTCGAACCGGGCCGAGATCTGGCGCGACACCGACAACCAGCGCTCGGGCCTGATCCCCTTCGTCTTCGACGAGGGTTTCGGCTTCGAGACCTATGTCGAATGGGCGCTCGACGTGCCGATGTATTTCGTGAAGCGCGGCGACATCTATCACGACGTGGCGGGCCAGTCCTTCCGCGACCTGCTCGCCGGCCGACTTCCGGGGCTTCCCGGCGAGCGGGCGACGCTGTCGGACTGGAACAACCATCTGACGACGCTCTTCCCCGATGTCCGCCTCAAGAAATACATCGAGATGCGCGGCGCCGATGCCGGGCCGTGGCGCACGCTGACCGCCCTCCCCGCCCTCTGGGTCGGCCTTCTCTATGACAGCGTTGCCCTCGACGCGGCCTGGGATCTCGTGCGCGACTTCACGGCCGAGGAGCGCCAGGCGCTGCGCGACGGCGTGCCCCGCCTCGGGCTGAAGACGCCGTTCCGGAACGGCACCGTGCAGCCGATCGCGGCGGCGATGGTGGAGATCGCCAGCGGCGGCCTCGCGCGGCGCGGCCGCAAGAACAGCGAGGGCTTCGACGAGCGCATCTATCTGCAGCCGCTCGAGGAGACCGTCGCCAGCGGCATGACGCCCGCCGAGCGTCTGCTCGCCGCCTATCGCTCCGATTGGCAGGGCGATATCGGCGAAGTATTCAGAAGACACGCCTATTGA
- a CDS encoding alpha-hydroxy acid oxidase, producing the protein MSLQTATSIDDLRLMAKRRVPRAFFEYCDRGSYAEETLEANRADLKALKLRQRVMVDVSNRSTATTIIGQPAALPLVLAPTGLTGMQYADGEILAARAAEKAGVPFCLSTMSICSIEDVAAGTSKPFWFQLYVMKDRGFAQSLVERAIAAKCSALVLTVDLQVQGQRHRDIKNGMTVPPRITLANLVDIATKPDWALRVLRGKRKTFGNLDGFVKGMTGVKSLGQWISGQFDTTLNWNDVAWIRSLWPGKLIIKGVLDVGDAKAAAATGADAIVVSNHGGRQLDGAPSSISALPRIVDAVGGETEILFDGGIRSGQDVLRALALGARACMVGRAFLYGLGAGGEAGVAKTIDIIAKELSVSMALTGRRTIAEIDETVIDRG; encoded by the coding sequence ATGTCGCTCCAGACGGCAACTTCGATCGACGATTTGAGGCTGATGGCGAAGCGCCGCGTGCCGCGCGCCTTCTTCGAATATTGCGACCGCGGCTCCTATGCCGAGGAGACGCTGGAGGCGAACCGCGCCGATCTCAAGGCGCTCAAGCTGCGCCAGCGCGTGATGGTCGACGTCTCCAACCGCTCGACCGCGACGACGATCATCGGCCAGCCGGCGGCCTTGCCGCTGGTGCTCGCCCCGACCGGCCTCACCGGCATGCAATATGCCGATGGCGAGATCCTCGCCGCCCGAGCCGCCGAGAAGGCCGGCGTTCCCTTCTGCCTCTCCACGATGTCGATCTGCTCGATCGAGGACGTGGCCGCCGGCACCTCGAAGCCGTTCTGGTTCCAGCTCTATGTGATGAAGGATCGCGGCTTCGCGCAGTCGCTGGTCGAGCGCGCGATCGCGGCGAAGTGCAGCGCGCTGGTGCTCACCGTCGATCTTCAGGTGCAGGGCCAGCGCCATCGCGACATCAAGAACGGCATGACCGTTCCGCCGCGCATCACGCTCGCCAATCTCGTCGACATCGCCACCAAGCCCGACTGGGCGCTGCGCGTGCTGCGCGGCAAGCGCAAGACCTTCGGCAATCTCGACGGCTTCGTGAAGGGCATGACCGGCGTCAAGTCGCTCGGCCAGTGGATCTCCGGCCAGTTCGACACCACGCTGAACTGGAACGACGTCGCCTGGATCCGTTCGCTGTGGCCCGGCAAGCTCATCATCAAGGGCGTGCTCGATGTCGGCGACGCGAAGGCCGCCGCGGCGACCGGCGCCGATGCGATCGTCGTGTCCAATCATGGCGGACGCCAGCTCGACGGCGCGCCGTCGTCGATCTCCGCTCTGCCGCGCATCGTCGATGCGGTCGGCGGCGAGACCGAGATCCTGTTCGACGGCGGCATCCGCTCCGGACAGGACGTGCTGCGAGCGCTGGCGCTCGGCGCCCGGGCCTGCATGGTCGGCCGCGCCTTCCTCTATGGCCTCGGGGCGGGCGGCGAGGCCGGCGTCGCCAAGACGATCGACATCATAGCCAAGGAGCTGTCCGTCTCCATGGCGCTGACCGGACGGCGCACCATCGCCGAGATCGACGAGACGGTCATCGACCGCGGCTGA
- a CDS encoding GFA family protein has product MPTPKLPAEGGCRCNRVRFRITAPPLFTAACHCTGCQKMSSSAFSLTAAVPPEGFEVIAGETVIGGMHGELQHHFCAWCMSWMFTRAEMMPFVNVRPTMLDDPSWFVPFIETVTKEKLPWATTPAVRSYESFPPMEEFGDLLAAYRSFAAS; this is encoded by the coding sequence ATGCCGACGCCGAAGCTTCCAGCCGAAGGCGGATGCCGCTGCAACCGCGTCCGCTTCCGCATCACCGCGCCGCCGCTCTTCACCGCCGCCTGCCACTGCACCGGCTGCCAGAAGATGTCGTCCTCGGCCTTCTCGCTCACCGCCGCCGTGCCGCCGGAGGGCTTCGAGGTCATCGCCGGCGAGACGGTGATCGGCGGCATGCATGGCGAGCTGCAGCATCACTTCTGCGCCTGGTGCATGTCGTGGATGTTCACGCGCGCCGAAATGATGCCCTTCGTCAATGTCCGCCCGACCATGCTCGACGACCCGTCCTGGTTCGTGCCCTTCATCGAGACGGTGACCAAGGAAAAGCTGCCCTGGGCGACGACCCCGGCCGTGCGCTCCTATGAGAGCTTCCCGCCGATGGAGGAATTCGGCGACCTGCTCGCCGCCTATCGGAGCTTCGCGGCCAGCTGA